One genomic segment of Bdellovibrionales bacterium includes these proteins:
- a CDS encoding insulinase family protein: MSKKFQLKNGLKVLFVESNKSPVVSVQMWVKTGSADERKGEEGISHFIEHLLFKGTRKYGVGQIASTVEGAGGELNAYTSFDQTVFYITISKHFSDTALDAIVEMMGFPLFDEQEINNEREVVIEEIKRGQDDPHRRSSQLLFSTSYKKHPYGTPVIGFEKVIRSISRRKIIEYYQSRYVPKNMTLLVVGDFQHNEMKKKVEKLFGELQPFKLRKVKRTKELVQKSPRIKIEKVSFEETLLTLAWKTPPISHKDTPALEVLALILGQGDSSRLTKRLRLDRPLVNYIGASNFSPIDPGFFAVSLSTTRENLEMALNGIREELHVILSQPPEEEEIKKAVVNLASEEFYALETVDGMARKFGSYEHLFGDYRYFSEFIKSVYSLTSADILRVARKYIQPKTLSMILTTSRGEKTAEEILKKWAKSFSIPSKIQAGSKRAQKSAPKLKWKMAGIKDSGENIPQRHRLNGGIFIVRTAHDTPVVNLRCAFRGGLRLESPNKCGLTELLARTWATTTESLSESEMYKTMESMAAGLSSFGGRNTAGINLTAMSAFWSKSLDIFGKVLLEPSFSEEVIEREKIVILEQLKNRNDNPAQVAIHDFMANMFGNHPYGRDPLGEESSIKSITREDLVSHYKKMVSRKNFTAVASGHLDEDKLRESLTAFLEKLPEGEIKGETFEFKKPSVPIRSYLQSDKEQTHIVVGYPGITFTDKRRYTLQVLQSILAGQGGRLFLELRDKASLAYSVAPLRMEGIDAGYFGAYIGCFPEKGAKAIEMMQTEFDKLCDQLVSEVEIVRARSYLIGRYDIDLQKNSAITAAILFDEVYGLDYREAFRYAEKLEVVTAKDIRELAQTLFSQPSVITAIGRDRPW, from the coding sequence ATGTCTAAGAAATTTCAATTAAAAAACGGTTTGAAAGTTCTATTTGTAGAGAGCAACAAATCACCTGTCGTCTCAGTGCAGATGTGGGTGAAAACGGGGAGTGCAGACGAACGCAAAGGAGAAGAAGGAATCAGTCACTTCATTGAACATCTGCTTTTTAAGGGAACTAGGAAATATGGGGTTGGCCAAATTGCTTCGACTGTTGAAGGGGCCGGGGGCGAGCTCAATGCTTATACTTCTTTTGATCAAACGGTATTTTATATAACGATTTCAAAACATTTTTCCGACACGGCTTTAGACGCCATCGTCGAAATGATGGGATTTCCGCTCTTTGACGAACAGGAAATTAACAATGAGCGAGAAGTTGTGATTGAGGAAATCAAACGTGGTCAGGACGATCCTCATCGTCGCTCCAGTCAGCTTTTGTTTTCGACAAGTTATAAGAAGCATCCCTATGGCACTCCGGTTATAGGCTTTGAAAAAGTGATACGATCCATTTCAAGAAGAAAAATCATTGAGTATTACCAGAGTCGTTATGTTCCTAAAAATATGACCCTATTGGTCGTTGGCGACTTTCAACACAATGAAATGAAGAAGAAGGTGGAAAAACTGTTCGGAGAGTTACAGCCTTTCAAGCTAAGAAAAGTGAAACGCACCAAGGAACTAGTCCAGAAATCGCCAAGAATAAAGATAGAAAAAGTGTCTTTTGAAGAAACGCTTTTAACTTTAGCATGGAAGACACCACCCATTAGTCACAAGGACACTCCAGCTCTTGAGGTGCTAGCCCTCATTCTTGGTCAAGGGGACAGCTCCCGATTAACAAAGCGACTCAGGCTCGATCGTCCATTGGTAAACTACATTGGCGCGAGTAATTTTTCTCCTATTGATCCTGGATTTTTCGCAGTCTCACTCTCCACGACAAGGGAAAATTTGGAAATGGCCTTGAACGGAATTCGTGAAGAGCTTCATGTTATTCTTTCTCAACCACCTGAAGAGGAGGAAATAAAAAAAGCCGTCGTCAATTTGGCGAGTGAGGAGTTTTATGCCTTAGAAACTGTTGATGGCATGGCGAGGAAGTTTGGCTCCTATGAACATCTTTTTGGAGACTACCGGTATTTTAGTGAATTTATAAAATCGGTTTATTCTTTGACTTCAGCAGACATTCTTCGAGTTGCAAGAAAATATATTCAACCCAAAACCCTCAGCATGATATTGACGACGTCGCGCGGAGAGAAGACGGCTGAAGAAATACTAAAAAAATGGGCAAAATCCTTTTCGATACCCTCAAAAATCCAAGCTGGATCAAAGAGAGCACAAAAAAGTGCACCTAAGCTAAAATGGAAAATGGCCGGTATTAAGGATTCGGGCGAGAACATTCCACAGAGGCATCGCCTTAATGGAGGAATTTTTATTGTTCGAACAGCTCATGACACCCCTGTCGTTAATTTGAGATGTGCCTTTCGAGGTGGATTGCGACTCGAAAGTCCCAATAAGTGTGGTCTTACTGAACTGTTGGCGCGAACTTGGGCGACGACCACAGAAAGTCTATCGGAATCCGAAATGTATAAAACCATGGAGAGCATGGCCGCCGGGCTGTCCTCGTTTGGAGGACGTAATACAGCTGGGATTAATCTCACTGCCATGTCGGCCTTTTGGTCAAAGAGCTTGGATATTTTTGGTAAGGTTCTGCTGGAGCCTTCATTTAGCGAGGAGGTTATTGAACGAGAGAAAATTGTAATTCTGGAACAGCTTAAGAACCGAAATGACAATCCAGCCCAGGTGGCTATCCATGATTTCATGGCAAACATGTTTGGCAATCATCCTTATGGTCGTGATCCACTTGGTGAGGAATCCAGCATAAAATCTATCACCCGAGAAGATTTGGTTTCACATTATAAAAAGATGGTATCAAGGAAGAACTTTACGGCGGTGGCATCGGGGCACTTGGACGAAGACAAACTCAGAGAGAGCCTAACTGCTTTCTTAGAAAAATTGCCCGAGGGAGAAATCAAGGGGGAAACCTTTGAGTTCAAAAAACCAAGCGTTCCGATCAGATCTTATCTCCAAAGCGATAAAGAACAAACCCACATTGTTGTTGGTTATCCTGGAATAACATTCACAGACAAGAGACGTTATACGCTACAAGTTCTGCAGTCAATTTTAGCCGGTCAAGGAGGGCGCCTATTTCTTGAACTGAGAGACAAGGCATCTCTTGCTTATTCAGTGGCTCCTTTGCGAATGGAAGGGATTGATGCGGGCTATTTCGGCGCGTACATTGGGTGCTTCCCAGAAAAGGGCGCAAAGGCAATTGAAATGATGCAAACAGAGTTTGATAAACTGTGCGACCAATTGGTTTCTGAGGTAGAGATTGTTCGCGCACGAAGTTATTTGATTGGTCGTTATGATATTGATCTTCAAAAAAATTCGGCCATCACAGCGGCGATTCTTTTTGACGAGGTCTATGGTCTCGACTATCGGGAAGCCTTTCGTTACGCCGAAAAGCTTGAGGTCGTCACAGCCAAGGATATTCGGGAACTCGCCCAAACCCTATTTTCACAGCCCTCAGTGATCACAGCGATTGGGAGAGACCGACCCTGGTAG
- a CDS encoding DnaJ domain-containing protein → MILSKRDYYSALGISRSATVEDIKKSYRKLALKYHPDKNPGNHQAEERFKEISEAYEVLRDPKKRQMYDQFGQVGAQAGGFGGGKNPFGGGAAGGAGFGDFGGFGGGDPGSANDIFNEFFGEGFGGGARRGRGGPRPEAQGFDRQQGVTFDIRFQLVLKRPPRVAKK, encoded by the coding sequence TTGATTTTGTCCAAACGTGATTACTACTCAGCGCTAGGAATTTCTCGCTCAGCGACCGTTGAAGACATTAAGAAGTCCTACCGTAAATTGGCATTAAAGTATCATCCGGACAAGAATCCCGGCAATCATCAGGCAGAAGAGCGCTTCAAGGAAATCAGCGAAGCCTACGAGGTTCTTAGGGATCCGAAAAAGCGCCAAATGTACGATCAATTTGGCCAAGTGGGAGCTCAGGCCGGAGGCTTCGGAGGCGGTAAGAATCCTTTTGGAGGAGGGGCTGCTGGCGGAGCGGGCTTCGGCGATTTTGGAGGATTTGGAGGCGGTGACCCCGGCTCAGCCAATGACATATTCAATGAATTTTTTGGCGAGGGCTTTGGTGGTGGTGCTCGGCGAGGTCGCGGAGGCCCAAGACCAGAGGCACAAGGATTTGATCGTCAGCAAGGTGTGACCTTCGATATACGCTTTCAATTAGTTTTGAAGAGGCCTCCAAGGGTTGCGAAAAAATGA
- the tatC gene encoding twin-arginine translocase subunit TatC, which yields MNNFSDEPNQTLVEHLSELRIRLMWSILGVFLGFIVCWGFSDFLFDIARGPISPYLKNTAGGLVFTAPMDKFLAHLKVAVLAGTLVSSPFWLYHVWKFVAPGLYEKEKKYAVAFVGFGTGLFMLGMCFVYFIVLPMAFKFLMTFGGSTDTPMITIGEYLSFFVTTTLVFGLAFEMPLILTILGIMGLVSSSFLSKYRRYSYVILAVASAIFTPPDALSMILMLVPLILLYEMSIFLVKIFEKIPSSEPTTKS from the coding sequence ATGAATAATTTTAGCGACGAACCAAATCAAACTCTTGTGGAGCACCTGTCGGAATTGCGAATAAGGTTGATGTGGTCAATCTTAGGGGTTTTTCTTGGATTTATTGTTTGCTGGGGCTTTAGTGATTTCTTATTTGATATCGCAAGGGGGCCTATTTCGCCTTATCTGAAAAACACGGCTGGAGGCTTGGTTTTTACGGCCCCAATGGACAAATTTTTGGCTCATTTGAAGGTGGCTGTTTTGGCGGGGACTTTGGTGTCTTCGCCGTTCTGGCTTTACCATGTCTGGAAATTTGTGGCTCCTGGGCTCTATGAAAAGGAAAAAAAGTACGCCGTCGCATTTGTGGGCTTTGGCACTGGCTTGTTTATGCTCGGGATGTGTTTTGTGTATTTCATTGTTCTTCCAATGGCGTTTAAATTTCTGATGACCTTTGGAGGCAGCACGGACACTCCAATGATAACTATTGGAGAGTACCTTTCCTTTTTTGTGACGACGACTTTGGTTTTTGGTCTTGCTTTTGAAATGCCGCTCATATTGACAATTTTGGGAATTATGGGCCTCGTGTCTTCTTCATTTTTAAGTAAATACAGGAGATATTCCTATGTGATATTGGCTGTCGCCTCAGCAATATTCACTCCGCCAGATGCCTTGAGCATGATATTGATGCTTGTTCCCCTTATCCTTCTATATGAGATGTCCATATTTTTGGTAAAAATATTTGAAAAAATTCCGAGCAGCGAGCCGACCACAAAATCATGA
- a CDS encoding ABC transporter substrate-binding protein, whose product MKSKIFHFFSNFLIYLMLLSLGSCVSTPKKKEPTAAARPVQDVLSKVQIDMAAGSYERALTKLKGIVQKHPESDLADDAYILMGQIYMDRRDYRSAYESYISVVNSTVFSPRETDALLGAARALAKLGSYDEVLSLTNKCLAVQGLSDSARLDIYRLRFQVLSEVGDRLDALRTLIFLAENDTDLKLREVHRNRALDFVESHLSDPDLEIVARDKNFGFVRSIAVLRIGTLLFEQRDFSRSYDFLVEAVELAPESDISEKASNLLKQIEARRKVDPFTVGAVLPLSGKASTYAYKTLRGIQLGLGIYGPNPSKIKLAVLDSEGNPDIARRSVERLVTEDHVIALIGSLLSKTAVAVASKSDELGVPSFEDRLEEYKHRLKEWHKKIGSVGGRVSPPEEVLQPLIDFEALFIPDGVRSVSQIAPMLAYQEVKGIKLLGTNLWNTPELAEKGEKFAEGAIFVDGLLTHDPHFRESHFFRDFVSTFQDEPGLFEVQGYDAGLVLRELIEDGERTRIGLTEHLAQLKAFRGVLGTLYTNKSREVERPTFPLFIDKGVINGWKNVTPTQSEKRTK is encoded by the coding sequence ATGAAATCAAAAATCTTCCATTTTTTTTCGAATTTTCTGATTTACCTGATGCTTCTGAGCTTGGGTTCTTGTGTCAGTACTCCAAAAAAAAAGGAGCCTACTGCGGCGGCTCGCCCTGTTCAGGATGTCCTGAGCAAAGTGCAAATTGATATGGCTGCAGGTTCCTACGAAAGAGCCTTAACAAAACTCAAGGGAATCGTTCAAAAACACCCCGAATCTGACCTGGCTGACGATGCCTATATTCTTATGGGTCAGATTTACATGGATCGTCGTGACTATCGGAGCGCCTATGAATCCTACATTTCTGTCGTCAATAGCACGGTATTTAGTCCGCGGGAAACAGATGCTCTGTTGGGAGCCGCTCGTGCCTTAGCTAAACTTGGCAGTTATGATGAAGTGCTTAGCCTAACCAATAAATGTCTGGCTGTTCAGGGGCTTTCGGATTCTGCTCGTCTGGACATCTATCGATTGAGGTTTCAGGTGTTGAGCGAAGTTGGGGATCGACTTGATGCCTTGAGAACATTGATCTTTCTCGCTGAAAACGATACCGATCTCAAACTCAGGGAAGTACACAGAAATCGGGCTTTGGATTTTGTTGAATCTCATTTGAGCGATCCTGATTTGGAAATTGTCGCAAGGGACAAAAATTTTGGCTTCGTCCGCAGTATTGCTGTATTGAGAATCGGTACTCTACTTTTTGAACAAAGGGATTTTTCGAGATCCTACGATTTTCTCGTCGAGGCAGTAGAACTCGCTCCAGAAAGCGATATTTCAGAAAAAGCCTCAAATCTTCTCAAACAAATTGAAGCCCGACGTAAAGTTGATCCTTTCACGGTGGGGGCCGTCTTACCCCTTTCGGGCAAAGCCTCCACCTACGCTTATAAAACATTAAGGGGCATTCAGCTCGGTCTGGGAATTTATGGACCCAATCCTTCAAAGATAAAGTTGGCTGTTCTCGATAGCGAGGGCAATCCTGATATTGCGAGAAGATCTGTCGAAAGACTCGTGACGGAAGACCATGTCATCGCATTGATTGGAAGCCTTCTTAGCAAAACAGCGGTCGCCGTGGCCTCAAAATCTGATGAGTTGGGTGTTCCAAGCTTTGAGGATCGTTTAGAGGAATATAAGCACAGATTAAAAGAGTGGCATAAAAAGATTGGTTCTGTTGGCGGACGTGTTTCTCCTCCTGAAGAAGTTCTACAGCCTTTGATTGATTTTGAGGCTTTGTTTATTCCAGATGGAGTTCGATCCGTCAGTCAGATTGCCCCAATGCTTGCGTATCAGGAAGTAAAGGGAATAAAATTGCTTGGAACCAATCTTTGGAATACACCTGAACTGGCTGAAAAGGGTGAGAAATTCGCTGAGGGGGCGATTTTTGTTGATGGCCTCCTGACGCACGATCCACATTTTAGAGAATCTCATTTTTTTCGGGATTTCGTTTCGACATTTCAGGACGAGCCCGGACTATTTGAAGTTCAGGGTTACGATGCGGGTTTAGTTCTTAGAGAGCTTATTGAAGATGGTGAACGCACTCGCATTGGGCTTACCGAACATTTGGCACAATTGAAGGCCTTCAGGGGAGTTCTGGGAACGCTCTACACAAATAAATCCCGGGAAGTTGAACGCCCGACCTTTCCTCTCTTTATTGACAAGGGAGTTATCAATGGGTGGAAAAATGTTACGCCCACTCAGTCAGAAAAGCGAACAAAGTAG
- a CDS encoding nucleotide exchange factor GrpE, with protein sequence MSGDGRNRSNGDGSDHNEIASEAGEVSVETSQDYSSTQLNEELEKCKSDFLYLKAEFDNYKKHMIRERSDLVKYGSERLILSLLDVLDVLDRALEMNVSPDTIEAFVNGVRLTAEELRGVLARFGVLGTDPIGEQFDPSLHEALSSEETSQIPPGHISRVFRRAYKLHDRVIRPAQVVVAREPKSGNSDRQ encoded by the coding sequence TTGTCGGGTGATGGTAGAAATCGAAGCAATGGAGACGGATCAGATCACAATGAAATTGCAAGCGAGGCGGGGGAGGTCTCAGTAGAAACTTCTCAGGATTATTCCTCCACTCAACTCAATGAAGAATTGGAAAAATGCAAAAGCGATTTCCTTTACTTAAAGGCCGAGTTCGATAACTATAAAAAGCATATGATTCGTGAAAGATCTGATTTGGTTAAATACGGATCAGAGAGGCTTATTCTTTCTTTGCTGGATGTACTGGACGTGCTGGACAGAGCACTTGAGATGAACGTCAGTCCTGATACGATTGAGGCCTTTGTGAATGGAGTCCGGCTGACAGCGGAGGAGTTGCGCGGAGTTTTGGCTCGTTTTGGAGTTCTGGGGACAGACCCGATTGGTGAGCAATTTGACCCTTCATTGCACGAGGCATTGAGCAGTGAGGAAACGAGTCAGATCCCTCCCGGGCATATAAGCAGGGTCTTTAGACGAGCCTATAAACTTCATGACCGCGTGATTCGACCCGCCCAGGTTGTGGTGGCAAGAGAACCTAAATCTGGGAATAGTGATCGGCAATAA
- the hemW gene encoding radical SAM family heme chaperone HemW encodes MDFGVYVHIPYCLQRCRYCDFTTFEFSEIMPPEKYLQILLREIQQRSSLFEPTKLASLYFGGGTPSLIPAASILSIISELANCGFEIDSDSEVTIEINPATIDEEKLDFYIKSGINRFSVGAQSFDDDLLKLCGRRHLAEDTRHTLRLLRERNLNYSFDLLFALPSQTLDQLKEDLDEVELFDPPHLSAYCLTVPSGHPMAKNRPPEGTQIDMFEAIEERLRTMGINKYEISNFSKPKRESRHNLLYWKNGAYWGLGLSAHSYDPRIQQGVRFWNLSGLDTYESQIYGLQGNERHLGFPSSQIEYLKVHEALTDFCHTSLRIREGLSFVRLFSEFGHSIGEIVVPKLIDLEKSGFLVKNEQAWTLTSKGERLSNRIFLELTFERQDFAAESMT; translated from the coding sequence ATGGACTTTGGTGTTTATGTCCACATTCCTTATTGTTTACAGCGTTGTCGTTACTGCGACTTCACTACTTTTGAATTCAGCGAGATCATGCCTCCCGAAAAATACCTGCAAATTCTTCTCCGTGAAATTCAGCAACGATCCTCCTTATTTGAACCGACTAAATTGGCGAGCCTCTACTTTGGAGGAGGAACTCCAAGCCTTATCCCCGCTGCCTCCATTCTATCCATTATTAGTGAGCTTGCCAATTGCGGCTTTGAGATTGATTCGGATTCAGAAGTGACTATTGAAATCAACCCCGCCACAATTGACGAGGAGAAGCTAGACTTCTATATCAAATCTGGCATCAATCGGTTCAGCGTTGGTGCTCAATCCTTTGATGATGACCTATTAAAACTTTGTGGAAGACGCCATCTCGCTGAGGACACTCGTCACACGCTGAGATTATTGAGGGAGAGAAACCTCAATTATTCCTTCGACCTTCTGTTTGCCCTCCCCAGCCAAACCTTGGACCAGCTCAAGGAAGATTTGGATGAAGTCGAGCTGTTTGACCCGCCGCATTTGAGCGCCTATTGCCTGACAGTTCCAAGCGGCCATCCCATGGCCAAGAACCGGCCACCGGAGGGAACTCAAATTGACATGTTTGAGGCTATAGAGGAACGACTCAGAACAATGGGGATTAACAAATACGAAATTTCAAATTTTTCAAAGCCGAAAAGGGAGTCTCGCCACAACCTGCTCTACTGGAAGAATGGAGCTTATTGGGGTCTAGGCCTTAGCGCCCATTCCTATGATCCTCGAATTCAGCAGGGAGTGCGATTTTGGAACCTTAGTGGGCTGGACACTTACGAAAGCCAAATATATGGTCTTCAAGGTAACGAAAGACATCTTGGTTTTCCCTCGAGCCAGATTGAGTATTTGAAGGTCCACGAAGCTCTGACCGATTTCTGCCACACTTCGCTACGAATAAGGGAAGGACTTTCCTTTGTTCGTCTCTTCTCCGAATTTGGTCACTCCATAGGAGAAATAGTGGTCCCCAAATTGATAGATCTTGAGAAATCAGGCTTCCTTGTTAAAAATGAACAGGCTTGGACTTTGACGTCAAAGGGAGAACGACTGAGCAATCGGATATTTTTGGAGCTGACTTTTGAAAGGCAGGATTTTGCTGCAGAAAGTATGACCTAA
- a CDS encoding twin-arginine translocase TatA/TatE family subunit codes for MVLLSVLALIFIGPKQLPELARVVGRLLNEFKRATGELTSSFTDIKHQTDRFVHKTEDQVRQQLSIDKLGKADKATPDGDGEGDSNFDSLKVEAEVSSEESKPIEANKLKYE; via the coding sequence ATGGTTCTACTCTCTGTTCTAGCGCTCATATTTATTGGCCCGAAGCAGTTGCCCGAGTTAGCTCGGGTTGTTGGCCGTTTGCTCAATGAGTTTAAGAGGGCAACGGGAGAACTAACCTCCTCTTTCACTGATATCAAGCATCAAACGGATCGTTTTGTGCATAAAACTGAGGACCAGGTACGCCAGCAGCTATCAATAGATAAATTAGGTAAGGCGGATAAGGCAACTCCAGATGGCGATGGCGAGGGCGACAGCAACTTCGATAGTTTGAAGGTTGAGGCCGAGGTCAGTTCGGAAGAATCCAAACCAATTGAAGCGAACAAACTAAAATATGAATAA
- the lon gene encoding endopeptidase La, producing MNFDDKVIDIPKTLPMLPVRDIVVFPYMILPLYVGRESSIRAVEESLAKNRLIFLASQKEITEENPTENSIYRVGTIAMIMRMRKLSDGRVKILIQGVSKGRIVQYSKSKPSFEVEVEKIDDPQQAGAAIEYEAMIRNSKEHLEKIIALGRMLSPDILLVLDDVTDPGRLADLIASNLGLKVSDAQSVLETGDPKVRLKLVNEILASELEVLQMQARIRNTAKDEMSKSQREYFLREQMRAIKNELGDTDSKTEEIDELRERVGNAGMPEEVLNEALKQLGRLERMHPDASEASMVRTYLDWMVDLPWNKATVDNLDIDRAQKILNDDHYDLHKVKDRILEFLSVRKLKVKDLKGPILCFAGPPGVGKTSLGKSIARSMGREYFRLSLGGVKDEAEIRGHRRTYVGAMPGKIVQALKQVKTNNPVIVLDEIDKLGSDFRGDPSSAMLEVLDPEQNASFRDNYLNVDFDLSNVLFIATANVLENVPPALRDRMEIIHISGYTENDKVLIAKKHLVDRQIEQNGITKNDLEFLDDGIKYLISHYTREAGLRNLEREIGSICRKVAKLVVTGHKDKVVVDAERVSDLLGPPRFIRDEKMKEHQIGICTGLAWTQAGGEILYVEALKMKGKGALVLTGQLGDVMKESASAAMSYAKSHSAELGIDEDWFDKNDAHVHLPAGAIPKDGPSAGVTLATCLTSLMTETPVRSDIAMTGEITLSGRVLPVGGIKEKALAALSHGITKVILPLANKKDLSDIPAEFREKMSFIFVENLDEVFALAFDKKPKKKKDLIKSTKKQKLGANPSAA from the coding sequence ATGAATTTTGACGATAAGGTCATCGACATACCAAAAACCCTGCCAATGTTACCTGTGCGTGACATTGTCGTTTTCCCTTACATGATACTCCCACTGTATGTTGGAAGAGAGTCATCGATAAGGGCCGTAGAAGAGTCGCTCGCTAAAAATCGTCTGATCTTTTTGGCCTCCCAAAAGGAAATAACAGAAGAAAACCCCACCGAAAATTCAATTTATCGAGTGGGCACTATTGCTATGATCATGAGAATGCGAAAACTATCGGACGGCCGTGTTAAGATCCTGATACAGGGCGTGTCCAAGGGACGAATAGTTCAATATAGCAAATCCAAGCCGAGTTTTGAAGTCGAGGTCGAGAAGATCGACGATCCACAACAGGCTGGTGCTGCGATTGAATATGAGGCCATGATTCGCAATTCAAAGGAGCATCTTGAAAAAATCATAGCCCTGGGCAGAATGCTCTCGCCCGACATTCTATTGGTGTTGGACGACGTCACTGATCCGGGTCGCTTGGCTGACCTCATTGCTTCAAATTTAGGTCTCAAAGTCTCAGACGCACAGAGTGTTCTTGAAACAGGGGACCCGAAGGTACGCTTGAAACTTGTGAACGAAATTTTGGCGAGCGAATTAGAGGTCCTACAAATGCAAGCTCGCATTCGTAATACCGCTAAGGATGAGATGTCGAAAAGTCAACGCGAGTACTTTTTGCGCGAACAAATGAGAGCGATCAAAAATGAGCTCGGCGATACCGATTCAAAAACTGAAGAGATCGACGAACTCAGAGAAAGAGTTGGCAATGCTGGAATGCCGGAGGAAGTTCTGAACGAGGCCCTGAAACAGCTTGGTCGACTGGAACGCATGCATCCGGACGCGAGCGAAGCCTCGATGGTGAGAACTTACCTCGACTGGATGGTGGACTTGCCTTGGAATAAGGCTACTGTGGATAATCTGGACATTGATAGGGCTCAAAAAATTCTCAACGATGACCACTATGATCTACATAAAGTTAAGGATCGAATTCTTGAATTTCTTTCCGTAAGAAAGCTCAAAGTTAAAGATCTAAAGGGACCTATCCTTTGCTTTGCTGGCCCCCCTGGGGTTGGCAAGACCTCTCTAGGTAAATCTATCGCGAGATCTATGGGCAGAGAGTATTTCCGTCTGTCTCTTGGAGGCGTTAAAGACGAGGCTGAGATTCGCGGACATCGACGCACTTATGTGGGTGCAATGCCAGGAAAAATTGTGCAAGCACTCAAACAGGTAAAGACAAACAATCCAGTTATCGTTCTCGATGAAATCGATAAACTGGGGTCAGATTTTCGAGGCGACCCAAGCTCTGCAATGTTGGAGGTTCTTGACCCAGAACAGAACGCCTCTTTTCGAGACAATTATCTGAACGTTGACTTCGATTTGAGTAACGTGCTCTTTATTGCTACAGCTAACGTTTTAGAGAACGTACCTCCAGCTCTCCGGGATCGAATGGAAATCATTCACATCTCTGGATACACTGAAAACGACAAGGTACTTATCGCAAAAAAACATCTTGTTGATCGCCAAATAGAACAAAATGGAATCACCAAAAATGACCTCGAGTTTCTTGATGATGGGATCAAATATCTTATTTCGCATTATACCCGTGAAGCAGGGCTACGAAATTTGGAGAGAGAGATTGGTTCGATTTGCCGAAAAGTCGCTAAGCTTGTTGTGACTGGACATAAGGATAAGGTTGTTGTAGATGCGGAGAGAGTCTCAGACCTTCTTGGGCCGCCTAGATTTATCAGAGACGAAAAAATGAAGGAACATCAGATCGGAATATGCACAGGACTCGCTTGGACCCAAGCGGGGGGTGAGATCCTTTATGTTGAAGCTCTTAAAATGAAGGGAAAAGGTGCACTCGTCCTAACTGGTCAGCTCGGAGACGTAATGAAGGAATCTGCTTCTGCAGCTATGTCGTATGCAAAATCTCATTCAGCTGAATTAGGAATTGACGAAGACTGGTTTGACAAAAACGATGCTCATGTTCACCTTCCGGCTGGCGCGATTCCCAAAGACGGTCCTTCGGCAGGGGTCACATTGGCCACTTGCTTGACAAGCTTAATGACTGAGACACCCGTACGAAGCGACATTGCAATGACTGGCGAAATAACTCTATCGGGCCGAGTTTTGCCGGTCGGCGGAATCAAAGAGAAGGCGCTCGCGGCTCTGAGTCACGGAATCACCAAGGTCATTTTGCCATTGGCAAATAAAAAGGATTTATCAGATATTCCTGCGGAATTTAGAGAGAAGATGAGTTTTATTTTCGTGGAAAATCTGGATGAAGTCTTTGCTTTAGCTTTTGATAAAAAGCCAAAGAAAAAGAAGGACCTCATAAAGAGCACGAAAAAGCAGAAATTAGGTGCGAACCCTTCTGCTGCGTGA